The following are encoded in a window of Vespa crabro chromosome 2, iyVesCrab1.2, whole genome shotgun sequence genomic DNA:
- the LOC124422034 gene encoding protein pangolin, isoforms A/H/I/S-like, which produces MPHVSSSGGGDDLGSEDEVKVFKDEGEDEKRSSENLTEEKSSLIDLTESEEKGSLAAGSYATTGKTSARSDLSPVFGEYSKNYILKKKKNEPSYLFHLAPRLHPL; this is translated from the exons ATGCCGCACGTCAGCAGCAGCGGCGGCGGCGACGATCTCGGTAGCGAGGACGAGGTCAAGGTTTTCAAGGATGAGGGTGAGGACGAGAAGAGGTCCTCGGAAAACCTCACCGAAGAGAAGAGCTCCCTCATCGACCTTACGGAGTCTGAG GAAAAGGGCTCGCTCGCCGCTGGGAGCTACGCTACGACGGGCAAGACGTCGGCCAGGTCCGACCTCAGTCCCGTTTTTGGTGAGTActcaaaaaattatatattaaaaaaaaaaaaaaatgaacctTCATATTTATTTCACCTCGCCCCACGTCTACACCCACTATAG